A window of Nevskiales bacterium genomic DNA:
GCGTGATCACCGTCCGCGACGGTCAGCGCTGGCTGGCGGTGGTCGGCCTGCCGCTCAGCCAGAAGCCGGGCCCAGCGAGCCTGAAGCTGCGCATCGGCGAGGATGACGAGAAGCTGAAGTTCGAGGTGCTGGACAAGCGCTACCCCGAACAGCGCATCACCGTCACCAACCCGCGGCACGTGAACCCGAACAAGCAGGACCTGGAGCGCATCGCGCGCGACAGCCAGCGCATCAGCGCCGCCAAGCGTCATTACAGCGCGGCGCAGCCCGCCAGCCTGCGCCTCAAGCCGCCGCTGTATGGCGAGCGCAGCTCGGCCTTCGGCCTGCGACGCTTCTTCAACGGCGAGGCGCGCAACCCGCACAGCGGCCTCGACATCGCCGCACCGACCGGCACGCCGATCCGGGCGCCGGCCGACGGCGTGGTAATCGAGGCCGGGGATTTCTTCTTCAACGGCAACACGATCTTCATCGACCACGGCCAGGGGTTGATCACGATGTACTGTCACCTGAACCGCATCAGCGCCCGGAAAGGTCAGCGCGTGAAGACTGGCGAGGTGATCGGCGAGGTCGGCATGACCGGCCGCGTCACCGGCCCGCATCTGCATTGGGGCGTGATCCTCAACGGCAACCTGGTGGATCCGGAACTGCTGCTGACCGAAATCCCATTCAAGTAAGTTGCGCCATGCGTACCCTGCCCTGACTGCGGCCCACACAGTCCGCGCCGACCTTACCGGCCCGCCCGCTCGGCTACTCGGCAAGGACCTGCCA
This region includes:
- a CDS encoding peptidoglycan DD-metalloendopeptidase family protein, yielding MQLPEHRPVPGGIAVVEIARDTTQAPQAWFEGRRVITVRDGQRWLAVVGLPLSQKPGPASLKLRIGEDDEKLKFEVLDKRYPEQRITVTNPRHVNPNKQDLERIARDSQRISAAKRHYSAAQPASLRLKPPLYGERSSAFGLRRFFNGEARNPHSGLDIAAPTGTPIRAPADGVVIEAGDFFFNGNTIFIDHGQGLITMYCHLNRISARKGQRVKTGEVIGEVGMTGRVTGPHLHWGVILNGNLVDPELLLTEIPFK